CAGTACAAGTACCGCGATTTCTACATTGCGGGAGAGAGCTACGGAGGTCAGTACAGTACTTGTTActcaaaaattatatataagACCCTGCAAATGATTCAAGATTCAAGATTTCCACAAATCCCCACATAAATCCTACTTCAAAAGGGCATGCAAAATGTTGATCGAATTTCCGCTTATCAGTTGATGTTTGCAGGTTTTCTTTGAagtgtctttttttttgaagggtcaAAATGTTTGCAGTTTCATCTAATGTCATAGTAATTTGTGAAGTTTTCTAATTTGCAGGTCACTATGTTCCTCAGCTGTCCCAGCTTGTGTACAGGAACAACATCGGCGTCGAGAATCCTTATATCAACTTCAAAGGATTCATGGTAGATCGTATAAATTTAGATGGGTTTTTATCATGATCAAAATCATAACAATTCAAACAATGGGTTTTTATCAGAATTTGAACCGAATGAAGAACACAATTTACGCGACCAGAcgcataaataaataaataaataaataaatgaataaataaataaatttagtaAATAAAAATGCACTTCTAGTTTAACTAATttaatcaatttaatataaGGTCGGAAACGGCGTGACCGATGACTTTATCGACACGATCGGCATGTTTGAGTACTGGTGGCACCACGGCCTCATCTCTGACGAGACCCTGGAGAGCGGTCTGAAGGTTTGCCTGGACGGCAGCACCTTGACCAAGCCCTCGCCGGAGTGCCAGAAGATCATGGACAAGGCCACCGAGGAGCAAGGCAACATCGACGTCTACAGCATCTACACGCCGCCGTGTGAGAAGGGGACCCCATACGCGCGCAGGCGCCGCCGCGTAAGTCACTTGCCGTTCATCTCGGGCCATCATCAGTTCTACTCTAGCTCTCTCCATGAAAGTAACGTGACGATGATCTTGATGGATGGGTCGTTCACATCAGACACTGATGCTGCCTCCATACGACCCGTGCACCGCCTTCTACTCGACCAACTACCTGAACATCCCCGAGGTCCAGAGGGCCATGCATGCCAACGTCACCGGCAACAAGGGCCCATGGATTATGTGCAAGTCAGTATTACTCTGTAATCTGTATTTTTGCCACACTTCTGAGTTCTGTTTGACCCATCCGTTCATTTGTATATCATTTCATTTTTTGactgaattttttttgtcacTTCTGAGTCTTATTTGACCCATATGAATTATTCTCATGCAGCATGGCCATATATGATAACTGGACGACAGACACACCCATTTCCATGCTGCCCATCtacaaggagctcattgcaGCTGGCCTCAAGGTCTGGGTCTTCAGGTAACACACACTTACTGTGCCTTTCTTCAGTGGTTTTCCTGTCGATTTCGCTGCAAGAAAATGCATGCTTTTGCGTTGGCAGTGGCGACACGGACACTGCAGTACCGCTGAGCTCGACCAGGCGCTCCCTTGCTGCCCTGGGCCTTCCTGTTAAGACCAGCTGGTACCCCTGGTACATTGTCAAAACTGAGGTCAGTGTTCAGAACAGGAGAACATACCAAAGCTTCAAAATAGTATCTGTATATATATCTCTGAATCCAGCAGAGTTTCTTACAGAGACAGTGTATTTACTCTATGGCAATGCATGCTGTGATGAAATATATTTAGGTTGCTGGCTGGAGCATGGAGTATGAAGGCCTGACCTTTGTCACCGTCCGCGGCGCCGGGCACGAGGTTCCCCTGCACCGTCCGGAGCAGGCGCTCATCCTGTTCCAGCACTTCCTGCAGGGCGAACCCATGCCGGCCGAGGTGAGGTCCACTTTCCGGATCAACTTTGCTCATGGATCAACTAAAATGACTGATCACGCCATCAGCTGCTGCATGTATTGGTCTCTGAAAGATGTTGATCTTAACTTGCAGG
The genomic region above belongs to Panicum virgatum strain AP13 chromosome 8N, P.virgatum_v5, whole genome shotgun sequence and contains:
- the LOC120686284 gene encoding P-(S)-hydroxymandelonitrile lyase-like: MQMYMASSSSGHRSPRRSAATAALVLATAGLLLLLPPLARGSTSTEQQQLLQQQEEDRILGLPGQPNGVAFDMYGGYVTVDEQAGRALYYWFQETADPGTAPLLLWLNGGPGCSSIGGGALEELGAFRVHTDGQTLLLNEFAWNKAANVLFLESPAGVGFSDTNTSSDLLVGDDRTAQDAYTFLVKWFERFPQYKYRDFYIAGESYGGHYVPQLSQLVYRNNIGVENPYINFKGFMVGNGVTDDFIDTIGMFEYWWHHGLISDETLESGLKVCLDGSTLTKPSPECQKIMDKATEEQGNIDVYSIYTPPCEKGTPYARRRRRTLMLPPYDPCTAFYSTNYLNIPEVQRAMHANVTGNKGPWIMCNMAIYDNWTTDTPISMLPIYKELIAAGLKVWVFSGDTDTAVPLSSTRRSLAALGLPVKTSWYPWYIVKTEVAGWSMEYEGLTFVTVRGAGHEVPLHRPEQALILFQHFLQGEPMPAEAKNASVILLPSEKATSY